One stretch of Erpetoichthys calabaricus chromosome 14, fErpCal1.3, whole genome shotgun sequence DNA includes these proteins:
- the ccdc137 gene encoding coiled-coil domain-containing protein 137: MGKNRKIKAVDPFYQGPRKEQILRKQETKTEKVKVEDDFDRIPFRLREIMKSQEKMKSKLIKKKKKLTGARDVVSKKGSVNKDLKLQTNIPVPHFQQRKNESEKAFVRRMNREVQHVVFLSKNQLDRAPEKEVPEERGKSEKKKEHDRTRLNRLFKKKEKRREQKAEKEMFSDNVHFGEVVMAPPSLTAKPRNSQTKTQGSTKGLLLSSLLGSGPVSHADVTKPSLARQRIVQEERDRVVKAYRDLKKLKQERLDSMEASVGRLLNPS; this comes from the exons AAAACAGGAAACGAAAACGGAGAAGGTAAAGGTGGAAGATGATTTTGACCGAATCCCTTTTCGACTCCGTGAGATCATGAAGAGTCAAGAGAAGATGAAATCCAAGttgataaaaaagaagaaaaagctgACAG gAGCTAGAGATGTCGTATCCAAAAAAGGTTCCGTAAACAAGGACCTgaaactgcaaacaaatattccGGTACCACATTTCCAGCAGCGAAAGAATGAATCTGAAAAAGCCTTTGTTAGACGCATGAATCGGGAAGTTCAGCATGTCGTGTTCCTGAGTAAAAACCAACTGGACCGAGCCCCGGAGAAGGAGGTGCCCGAGGAAAGAGGAAAATCGGAAAAGAAGAAAGA GCACGACCGAACGAGACTAAATCGACtgtttaaaaagaaggaaaaaagaagggagcagaaagcagaaaaagaaatgttCTCAG ACAACGTACACTTTGGAGAAGTTGTTATGGCACCTCCGTCACTCACAGCAAAACCCAGGAACTCACAAACCAAAACGCAG GGTTCCACAAAAGGGTTGCTTTTGTCTTCCTTACTTGGCTCCGGCCCTGTTTCACATGCGGACGTCACAAAGCCTTCCCTGGCACGGCAGCGGATTGTTCAAGAGGAGCGAGATCGAGTGGTTAAAGCTTACAGAGACCTGAAGAAACTTAAGCAAGAGCGGCTTGACTCCATGGAGGCCAGCGTGGGGAGACTGCTAAACCCTTCTTAG